A stretch of Planococcus citri chromosome 5, ihPlaCitr1.1, whole genome shotgun sequence DNA encodes these proteins:
- the LOC135849166 gene encoding uncharacterized protein LOC135849166 gives MLKYSVFLVLSVFVVVMGHSLLTPQQHVELNGFMFCAHSLTDPNILPGICREAARREGFSGYYESHMQNLSCKTGADGYVLLDPGNGGEWEYVEDSLLECTYQWARANIATRTFGRGKERDDVFQYKQDPDRNNAYIVESLRDGMLTNLIPPAPPRQRERRERRGRR, from the exons ATGTTGAAATATTCGGTGTTTTTAGTTCTATCGGTTTTTGTCGTGGTAATGGGGCATTCGCTTCTAACACCACAACAACACGTAGAACTCAATGG TTTCATGTTTTGTGCTCATAGCCTCACAGATCCCAATATTCTGCCAGGTATTTGTCGCGAAGCAGCGAGAAGGGAAGGATTCAGTGGCTACTATGAGAGCCATATGCAAAATCTGTCTTGCAAAACAGGTGCAGATGGATACGTGCTGCTAGATCCTGGCAACGGAGGCGAATGGGAATATGTGGAAGATTCTTTACTCGAATGCACATACCAATGGGCGCGAGCCAATATTGCCACCAGAACATTTGGTAGAGGAAAAGAAAGAGATGATGTGTTTCAATATAAGCAGGATCCCGACAGAAATAATGCTTATATCGTCGAATCACTACGTGACGGTATGCTGACAAATTTAATTCCACCTGCTCCTCCACGACAACGAGAACGACGAGAACGACGAGGACGACGATAA
- the LOC135849163 gene encoding uncharacterized protein LOC135849163 has protein sequence MLTYFEFSVLLGVFATLCLGTSASTLTPIKHATLEGFEFCKPNNPQLLKSICLVAANRLEIVDYDPSTLENLECKIGDKGKVLLDPGDGSEWQLVQDALLECVFNLPANKFNKPHTDTVTFGRGLETSDVYRYRWNKTKGRYLVDGLYNDMLKTLIPSASVLTPIQHAKLEGYEFCKQNDPQLLKNICLDTAKRFEIEKYDPSTLENLACKIGDQGKVLLNPGDGSEWQLVQDALLECVFNMPADDHFKVPHTTTITFGRGLKKYDLYRYRWDVTRKRYLVDGLYHDKYDRLKKLIDEKSENPVLPNDDF, from the exons ATGTTGACatattttgagttttcagtTCTACTGGGGGTCTTTGCAACACTGTGTTTAGGTACTTCTGCTTCAACTCTAACACCAATTAAACATGCTACTCTCGAAGG TTTCGAGTTTTGCAAGCCAAACAACCCGCAGCTTCTGAAAAGTATTTGCCTTGTTGCAGCAAATCGGTTAGAAATTGTAGACTATGATCCAAGCACCTTGGAAAATCTTGAATGCAAGATTGGCGATAAAGGAAAAGTTCTGTTAGACCCTGGCGATGGGTCCGAATGGCAATTAGTGCAAGATGCGTTACTGGAATGCGTATTCAATTTGCCAGCAAATAAATTCAACAA ACCACATACAGATACTGTAACTTTTGGCAGAGGATTAGAAACAAGTGATGTATATAGATATCGTTGGAATAAAACTAAGGGGCGTTATCTAGTCGACGGATTATACAATGATATGTTAAAGACCTTGATTCCATCTGCTTCAGTTCTAACACCAATTCAACATGCCAAACTCGAGGG TTATGAGTTTTGCAAGCAAAACGACCCTCagcttctgaaaaatatttgccTCGACACagcaaaacggtttgaaattgaaaaatatgacccAAGCACCTTGGAAAATCTCGCTTGCAAGATAGGAGATCAAGGAAAAGTTCTGTTAAACCCGGGCGATGGGTCCGAATGGCAATTAGTGCAAGATGCGTTACTGGAATGCGTATTCAATATGCCAGCAGATGACCACTTCAAAGT ACCTCATACAACTACCATAACTTTTGGCAgaggattgaaaaaatatgatctgTATCGATATCGTTGGGATGTAACTAGGAAACGTTATCTAGTTGACGGATTATACCATGATAAGTATGATAGGTTAAAGAAGttgattgatgaaaaatctgaaaacccTG TGCTAccgaatgatgatttttga
- the LOC135849164 gene encoding uncharacterized protein LOC135849164 has product MSHYLSFLVFLNLVVILCQASSILTPQQHAEELHGDLFCDRDSKTLKKICVNAAKNEKIKGYNSKSLDNLTCKTGDEGKVLLYPDDDDDEEGPQFVQDALLECIFKLPGDNIIPGPYEVNRTFGRGHNRFDAFRYEKRNGNYEATGLYRNLLKGAIPNDDEFCDRSSETLKAICVQAAKNEKIKGYDTKPLKNLSCKKGNNAKVLLDPGNGEAWELVQDALLECIFKMPADQFIPQPYTVDRIFGRGRNKYDAFRYEWSQEKSNYVATGLYKNLLKGLV; this is encoded by the exons ATGTCACATTACTTATCGTTTTTAGTCTTTTTAAATTTGGTTGTAATATTATGCCAAGCaagttcaattttaacaccacAACAGCATGCAGAAGAACTTCATGG CGATCTGTTTTGCGATCGAGACAgcaaaactctgaaaaaaatatgcgtGAACGcggcgaaaaatgaaaagataaaaGGCTATAATTCGAAATCATTGGATAATCTAACCTGCAAAACAGGAGATGAAGGAAAAGTGCTGTTGTATCctgacgacgatgatgatgaagaaggTCCGCAATTCGTGCAGGATGCGTTACTCGAATGCATATTTAAATTGCCCGGAGATAACATCATACCAGG GCCTTACGAAGTAAACAGGACTTTTGGAAGAGGACATAACAGATTTGATGCATTTAGATATGAAAAGAGGAATGGAAATTACGAAGCCACCGGCTTATACAGAAATTTGTTGAAGGGGGCGATACCCAACGA tGACGAGTTTTGCGATCGAAGCAGCGAAACTCTGAAAGCAATATGCGTTCAAgcggcaaaaaatgaaaaaatcaaagggtATGACACGAAACCATTGAAAAATCTTTCTTGCAAAAAAGGCAATAATGCGAAAGTGCTACTGGACCCTGGCAATGGAGAAGCTTGGGAATTGGTGCAGGATGCATTACTTGAATGCATATTCAAGATGCCAGCAGACCAGTTCATACCACA ACCATACACTGTTGATCGAATTTTTGGAAGAGGACGAAATAAATATGATGCATTTCGATATGAATGGAGTCAAGAGAAAAGTAATTATGTAGCCACCGgattgtacaaaaatttgttaaaaggATTGGTTTGA
- the LOC135846771 gene encoding aminomethyltransferase, mitochondrial-like yields the protein MILLDNCRKSVNDLHVNRNGKMVIFAGFYLPIQYEDASISASHLHIACTRSNCSIFDVSHTLQSYVRGKHAVEFIESLCVIRYMKPGRSALSLYINDANGGIIDDLIVTKISDDTLYIVYRMLPDNPSAKNTISSKMFIFLSTRISLPRAPRS from the exons ATGATTTTACTAgacaat TGTAGAAAATCAGTTAATGATTTGCACGTGAATCGAAAtggaaaaatggtcattttcgCTGGATTCTATTTACCCATTCAGTATGAAGATGCCAGTATAAGTGCTTCTCATTTGCATATTGCATGTACGAGGTCCAATTGCTCCATTTTCGACGTCTCTCACACGCTACAGAGCTACGTTCGAGGCAAACATGCTGTGGAGTTTATCGAATCTTTATGCGTGATCCGAT ACATGAAACCAGGCCGAAGTGCTCTCAGTTTATACATTAACGATGCCAACGGTGGTATTATTGACGATCTTATTGTGACAAAAATCTCAGACGACACTTTATACATCGTATATCGAATGCTTCCAGACAATCCGTCGGCAAAGAACACGATTTCTtcgaaaatgttcatttttttgagtactCGAATCTCCCTTCCAAGAGCACCTCGGagctag